DNA sequence from the Dreissena polymorpha isolate Duluth1 chromosome 3, UMN_Dpol_1.0, whole genome shotgun sequence genome:
CAAGAATTGATTTCTTCTCCCTATCGAGGTTGCCAATGAGATTAAGTGTTGGCGCAAAGAAGCTTGATATTACTCCGCGATCTAGAGACATGGCGAGTCTGTCAAGTAGTATTTCTACACAGTTCAACATGTTCTCGTCTGTCCATATCCTTCCATCCACCGATTCAATGGTCCAAAACAGGATGGTTTTCATCATGTAGCTTGATAACCCTTCAGGATCATCTTTATCTTCGAGATGTGTTTTAAATAAGGTTTTAAGGAAGAGGTATGCTCGGATTTGTGCTGGGTTTAAAGATCTTGACAATATCTTCTCCGACTCTGCAAAGGAAATTCGCCACTGATACTCAAAATCTTCACTCTCGTTGTGACCCTTAGCAACAAAACCGCAACCTCTACTGGTCACATGCTCGATCAATGCTTGAGCTGGCCATGCATGTTGCCTGTCCCTATTTGTGAATTTGTGTGCAATGTCCGGCCATTCATACATTCGCAAAGCAGCAACATTATCGATGTAAATAATTCCGTGTTCATCTTCCATACACCCGACTATTGATGCCGAGTTGAAAACATCAATTAAACTCGACGCCACAACGTAATGCTGGCATGTACCCAACTCAAATAACAGTTTCATCTTTACGTGGGTGTTCTTAAGATAAAATGGTTCGTGTTTCTCAAAGGACTTTGCCATGATTTGCATTTTGAAATAGCCTGGAAAATCCGTTTCTCTCGGGGTGAGCCAAAGACCATTCTCATTGCCAATAGACTCTTTGATAACGTTAATACCTCCATATATATAGAGAATGTCAACATCACTTGCATTTACACTAGTAACACCCTTGTCAAATACCTGAAATCCTTTTTCTAGGTAAAGACCGTCCTGCGTGCTACCAAGTAAGACCACATCGTTGACGGATAGTTTCTGCAATACCTCGTGGTCTACCCCGTTCATGCTCCCTATCTCTTTCAAAAGCTCCCTTTTATCAGAATCGGTGAGCCATTTTCCTTCATTTACCGACATGTACTTGTCTGAAGGTAGGTCTGAGAGTTCGGGAACATATTCAAATTTCCATTCCGTTTGGCGGACGTCCGCACACACCTTGCGAATATCGTGGAAGCAATCTTGGTCAAATGAgacacattttaaaatcagattcCCTCGGTCGTGATTCCCCTGAAAATGAAGTTAAGTTAGTAGATACCTAATGGTTCCGCAACATTTCGGATATAGTGACGTTAAGCATGTAAACAAAGTCTTCATTGAATTCATTTGGATGACTTTGTTAACATGCTTAACGTCACTATATCCAAAATGTTGCGGAACCATTAGGTAAATACTACCTTACGAATCAAGTTAGCATTTGGTTTTTAGCTCTACtagccaaaggccagcggggcttatgtcatggtcttGTGTCTgtcgtgtgtgcgtgtgtgcgtgcgtgcatcCGTGCGTccatgcgttaacttttccttccaaCATCTTTTTCTCCTTAACAACttgtccaattctgatgaaatttctcaggaattttcctggggtgaacctcttttaaatttcttcaaattatgcgcctggggttaaatttgaccctgccccgggggtcacaaaaatgaaaatttgcgtaTATAAGGCCGATTttgtgaaaaattaaaaaatcttcatgtccataaccattgagcctagggctatcaaatttggtatgtaatgacatctaatagtcctctaacaaatttcttcaagttatgcccctggggttgaagtttaccctgccccgggggtcacaaaaattacaatatgcttatgtaaggcctattttgtgaaaactttaaaaatcttcttgtccgtaaccattgggcctggGGCTATCAAATTgtgtatgtagtgacatcgtatagtcctctaaCAAATTTCTCCAAATTATGcctttggggtcaaatttgatacTGCCTCGGgagtcacaaaatttaacatatgcttatataaggcctagtttgtgaaactttaaaaatctattcgtccataacaattgggcctagaGCTATCAAATTTATTTTGTAGTGACATCCAATAGTCCTCTagcaaatttcttcaaattatacccctggggtcaaatttgaccctgccatgggggtcacaaaaatgaacatatgcttatataaggcctattttgtgaaaactttaaaaatcttcttgtccataaccattaggcctaagGCTACacaatttagtatgtagtgacatagtATAGTtatctacttagtttgttcaaataatgcccctggggtcaaatttgaccctggccCGGTggacacaaaattgaacatatacttTAACGAGCATATTtcatgaaaacttcaaaaatcttcttgtccataaccattggtcatatggctatcaaatttggtatgtagtgacatctaatagtcctctaccaaatgtattcaaattgtgcccctggggccaaatttgatcctgccccgggggtaacaaaaattaacatatgcttatataaggcctgttttgtaaaaactttaaaaatcttcttgtccataacaattgagcttagggctaccaaaattggtatgtagtgacatctaatatcccttttccaaatttgttcaaattatacccctggggtcaaatttgacactgccctagggtcacaaattgaacatatgcttataaaaggcctattttgtgaatactttaaaaatcttcttgtccataaccattgggcctagggctatcaaatttggtataaagTGACATATTATATTCCTATACCAAATTTGTTCACATTATACCCCTGGGGTAAAATTGACCTTGCCCGGGGgtcataaaattgaacatatgcttacatagggcctttttgtgaaaacttgtcAAATCTTCTAGtacataaccattaggcctagggctacaaaatttggtatatagttacATTATATAGGCCTTTACTTTGTTTGATCAAATCATGCCCCTAGTGTccaatttgaccctgcccctggggtcacaaaattgaacacatgcatatatagggcctattttgtgaacacttttaaaatctacttgtccataaacattaggcctagggctacaacaTTTAGTAAGAGGTGACATTGTATAGTCttttactaagtttgttcaaattatgccccaggtgtcaaattttaccctgccctgggggtcacaaaatcgATTTTAGcagcttatatagtgcctattatACGAAAACTATAAAagtcttcttgtccttaaccataaggcatatggctaccaaatttggtatgtagtgacatctaataaacgtctaccaagtttgttcaaattatgccccttgtgTCAAATATGACcttgcccgggggtcacaaaattgaacatacacttatatggggcctattttgaaAAATCTTCTaaactcttcttgtccataaccattgggcctagggctaccaaatttggtatgcagttacATCTTACcgtcctcttccaagtttgttcaaattatgccctttgggtcaaattgaCCCTGactcgggggtcacaaaactaaacattatatacgcttatatcttgcttatttttttaacactttttaatctactgaagggatttacttgaaatttgaaatataaagCTTATTTGTTCAGTTTTATCTTGTCTTAAGATGGTGGAATGTTCGATATTTGAAACGATTCAACACCAGAATCATAAATAAGCTTCTGTTGAGTTGTTTTTATGGTTTTGATGACGACAATTCCAGATGTTTACGGCGACGTCAGAATGGGGCTTATTTCAGTCAACATCCATTGTTCATGTGTTGAATTCTTTAGTTTCAGAACtgtaaacttaattatttttgcggaaattataattatgttattgctgttttcaactctttaaattgttttttctCAGAGACACAGAAGAAATTAACTCAACAAATGTGCTGTTTTTTGTGTTTTGACAGATTGACAGATGGTCTTAACCAGTGAAGACAAAATTTTATGTTGAATATGTCCCAAAACTAAACAAGCTACTTACAAAATATGGGGATGGGGTGTAGAGAAATggctttttattttaaagtggATCTTTTAAGCACACCTGAGCTATAACTCCGGGTGAGCTATTGTTATCTCTCACAGTCCGCCGTCTGTCTGCCCACAATTAAACATCTTCTTTTTCTAAACCAGCTGGTCACTTTTAACCAAACTTCATATGAAGCAGCCATAAGTTGTGGGACAAAagtactgtttaaaaaaaaatggtaacaTGTTCAAGATGGCCACCACTCCCATATTTGGTAAAATCCTTAAGAAATCTTCTCGTCATAAACTTCTGGTCGGATTTAATAATGATTTCATAAGAATGTTCCTTAAGGACCCCAATTGAAAATAAGTTCAAGACAATTTAATTCTTTAGAAAACATGGCT
Encoded proteins:
- the LOC127874580 gene encoding uncharacterized protein LOC127874580 — translated: MQIMAKSFEKHEPFYLKNTHVKMKLLFELGTCQHYVVASSLIDVFNSASIVGCMEDEHGIIYIDNVAALRMYEWPDIAHKFTNRDRQHAWPAQALIEHVTSRGCGFVAKGHNESEDFEYQWRISFAESEKILSRSLNPAQIRAYLFLKTLFKTHLEDKDDPEGLSSYMMKTILFWTIESVDGRIWTDENMLNCVEILLDRLAMSLDRGVISSFFAPTLNLIGNLDREKKSILANKVRSLTRDLFSSIVTCVENPTFNGMCNTGTPLQQMYKLQDPTEFGALLSMIHFTSYLYLRLQVLMYLQKISVSALNCALEQACRSVCSVIAPRAVWYLLESIKLQPNTSLFSIRKDSDESYTLDVSGMRRHVVDFWRSANYSGLFTSVIKDQEIITGDAIDSIPEFDEFMEWVNTTCLWSGAHPVNRLTEKYPPNLD